Sequence from the Castanea sativa cultivar Marrone di Chiusa Pesio chromosome 12, ASM4071231v1 genome:
AGCCTATTCATAGAAGACTCAATTAGTCCAGTAACTCATAATATCCTTTCTCATCTCTGCTTTACCATCTTATAGTTGCAACTAAAAATGTATGCAAATTTAACCAAATCATAGgaataaaatgcaaaagaacTAATATACCTGTGTGGGTAATGTAGAATGGAAGCCAGTAGAGAAATGTATAAGCAACTAATTTGGCAAAGAAAAGGCAAAGAGCAAAAGGTGCAACTCCTGGAATTTTCCAAGCTGTTATGAACCCCACAGCTTTCTCCTTAACCACTGTCTCTGAATTTAACAAAGGTTCTGTTACTCCCTCGCCAATTTTCTTAGGAGAATGcaattcatcattttctttatcAGCTCCAACAGACTCAGGATCAACAGGTAATATAAGAAAAACCACCAAACCAATGAATACAATCATGAGACCAGGCACAACGAAGGACCAACCCCATCCATAGCTCAATAGAGCAGAAGCAATCAAAGAACCTGTGATGTTTCCAATAGAAGTGTGAGCATTCCATATACCCATAATTAGCCCTCTCTTGCTCTTCCCAAACCAGTTACCAACCACTGCAACCACCGAAGGCCATCCAGTTGATTGGAACAAACCAGCAACCATTTGAACTACCAAAAAGTACCAAAAAGAATGAATGTTTCCCCAATATCCAACGCCAAAGAGTGAAGTAAACAAGCCGGTTCCCACCATTCCCACTGTTAAGAAGATCCTTAAATCCAATCTATCACCCAATTGACCTGAGAAGTACATTCCCAGAGCATAAACCGCAAGGAAAGCAACATCGAGTTCTCCAAGCAATGCTGTCCCATCTGGTCCATTAAATGGATACCAGCCATCCCCAACTTTCCATGAAAGTTTAGCTGGTTCCTCAGAGTAAGATGTCCTCCATGGGGTGAACTTCAATCCCACATCTGATGATTCTGGATCAAGGGTACTCTTAACAATGCTTGTGGTTTTTCTAGTGGCGTGGTAACTTGCATATGCTAAAAAAGTTACAATCAAAACAATTGCTTGGTGGGTTTTGTAGGAAATTCTGGTTCCCTTGATGTACTCCAAGAATCTGATTCCAGGGGGCTTGCTATAGTTGCTCTCAGGTGTTGGTTCTGACAATGAACCCATTTATCTATTCTCAATCTGAAGGGgataaagaggaagaagaagtttAACTTCCTATTATAGGTTCCACAATCAGCAAGCTGAaaataagatgataaaaaagaatttaaaaaaaagaaaaaaaaaggagacgTGAGATTGAATTTAAAGAAGAAACTGAGAGCAACTTGCCTATTTCTGCACCAAATCAATCACAAAATTCAGCTATGGTAATCAACTACTGTCATATATCATACAATAGAAAACACATTGACAATAAGTACTTCAAATTCCTATACAATGAGTCGGGGACATGTTCAATTTGACTTTTCTATTTCCCTTGTTCTGACCTATTCAATTTACAATTTtcaaactttctttaaaaagcaccattttctttttatccagcaatattttaaaaccaGTTCCCTAACTTGCTTAGAGGTAAGTCCGAAACATTTTCCCAAAAGTTTGATTCTGAACTTAATGGTTCAACAAGCTGATGGAAAGCCAATGGCAAAAGGTGCTTCTGAACTACTAGCTAAAAACCATCTTTCAGGTTGAATCGTCTACTTTACTTTAATTTCAGTTCTTTCATACATACAAAATCACAAACTAGAtcgaaaaggaaaagaaatccATACTTTGAAGCAAATCCTTAAACCAAACTCTTACAGACCAAAAAAAATGCACCTTTCAACAA
This genomic interval carries:
- the LOC142618281 gene encoding putative glycerol-3-phosphate transporter 1; protein product: MGSLSEPTPESNYSKPPGIRFLEYIKGTRISYKTHQAIVLIVTFLAYASYHATRKTTSIVKSTLDPESSDVGLKFTPWRTSYSEEPAKLSWKVGDGWYPFNGPDGTALLGELDVAFLAVYALGMYFSGQLGDRLDLRIFLTVGMVGTGLFTSLFGVGYWGNIHSFWYFLVVQMVAGLFQSTGWPSVVAVVGNWFGKSKRGLIMGIWNAHTSIGNITGSLIASALLSYGWGWSFVVPGLMIVFIGLVVFLILPVDPESVGADKENDELHSPKKIGEGVTEPLLNSETVVKEKAVGFITAWKIPGVAPFALCLFFAKLVAYTFLYWLPFYITHTAIDGKYLSSTAAGNLSTLFDVGGVLGGILAGHISDRLGARAITAASFMYCAIPALFFYRSYGHVSLTVNIILMFITGMFVNGPYALITTAVSADLGTHSSLEGNSRALATVTAIIDGTGSVGAAIGPLITGYISSTSWSAVFTMLMAAALIAGLLLTRLVVAEVAAKIQESRSQGVSASRSPAQALEV